The Gemmatimonadaceae bacterium genomic sequence ACGTCATCAATCCCGACCAGTACATGGAGGAGTGGGGGGCCGACGCCTTCCGCATGTACCTCATGTTCCTCGGGCCGTACGAGGAAGGTGGTGACTTCCGCGATCAGGGGATCAGTGGCGTGCGTCGCTTCCTCGACCGCCTGTGGGCGTCGGTGCGCGATGCCACGACGGAGGGCGCGCCCGATCCCGACGTGATGCGCAAGCTGCACCGCACCATCAAGAAGGTCGGCGAAGATACGGCGAACCTGGGCTACAACACGGCCATCGCGGCCATGATGGAGTACATGAACGCCGTGCGTCGCGGTGAGCGCGTCCCACACCGCGCCGAAGTCGAGCCGCTCGTGCCCATGGTCGCGCCCTATGCGCCCCATCTGGCCGAGGAGTGCTGGGAAACGCTCGGCCACACCGCCAGTGTCTTCGACGCCGGCTGGCCGAGCTACGATCCGGCCATGCTCGTGGACGACGAAGTGGACATTGTGGTGCAGGTGAACGGGAAGGTGCGCGGCAAGGTGCGCGCGGCCGCCGATGCCACGCAGGAGGCGGTGCTGGCGCTGGCGCTGGCCGACGCCGCGATTGCGAAGTTCGTGACAGATACGCCAAAGAAGGTCATCTTCGTCCCGAAGCGTTTGCTCAATATCGTGGTGTAATCACCGCACACTCCCCCCAATGGGAATGACATGAACCTGCTGCTGGCCATCGCGCTCGTCAGTCTGACGCTGCAGTTTGCGACGACGGCGGTGGTGTTGACCCTGGGCTCGACGCCGCGATGGCGTCGGGTCCGGTGGTTCGCGGCGGTGTCGTTTACCGCGGCGTGTTACGCCTTGGTGGACCTGCTCGCGTCGTCGGTGCTGCGCGAGGGCTCGTACATCTGGGCCACCCGGGCCAATCTGTTCAACGGCACGCTGAACGCCGTGAGCTGGTTGGTCTACTCGCACGTGGGCGAAGACGGCACGTGGGCGTCGCTGCCGCGCTGGGTGCAGCGGTGGGCCATCGGTGGCGTGGTCGCCGCCGCGTTTCTGGCGGCCACGGGCATCTTCGTGGTGAAGCCCGAACCCATGATCCTCGAGCTTCCGCGCTTTGGCATCACCTACCAAAGCGGTGAGCTGACGACGTTCGGCAGCGTGGTCACGATCGTCCCGTTCGTGTTCTTCCTCTTGAGCGTGGCCGGTTATTGGCGCCGCTGGCGCGAAGGCGAGCCGGGATCCGGTGGCATTCTGATCGGTTTTGCACTGCTCTTCGCCGCGGTGGCGGAGGAGATCGCCGTGGCGGCAGGGTGGATCGAGTTCGTCTACCTCGCCGATATCGGGTATGTCTGTGCCGTGGCGCCGGTCACGATTCAGTTGCTCCGGCGCTTTCGCGACGACGCCCTCGAACTCGATACGCTCTCGCAGCAGCTGGCCAGTGAAGTCGATCGCCGCACCGAAGAGCGCGATGCGGCGCGCGTGGCGATGGTGGAGCAGCAGCGCCTCGCCGCGCTCGGTCGTCTCGCCGCCGGTGTCGGGCACGAGATCAACAACCCGCTCCAGTACTTGCGCTTCAATCTCGACGAATTGCAGGCGCAGTTCGCGCCCGCGCCCGAGAGCGAGGCGGGCGCCGCGCTGGCCCATGCGTACGACGGCGTGGAGCGCATCCGCCAAGTGGTGGAAGGGCTGCGTACCTACGCACGCCCGAGTGATGCCGATCGGGCCGTGCTGGATGTCCGCGATCTGGTGAATGCGGCGCTCCGCGTGGCCGCCCCGCAGCTCCGCCAGGGGGTGGCCGTCGAAACGCGATTCGGGAAGGCGCCGCTGGTGCGTGGCAACGAAGGGCGGCTGGTGCAGGTGATTCTCAATCCGTTGGTGAACGGGGCGCAGGCCATGTTGCAGGCCTACGCGAGCGGCAACACGCGCGGCCATACGCGACTCATCGTGAGTACGCGCACCACCCTCGAGGGCGACGCCGAGATCGAGATTCTCGACGAAGGCCCGGGCTTTCCGTCGGCGGTGCGTACCCGCCTGGGGGAACCCTACGTCACGACGCGCGCGGAGCACGGCGGAACCGGGCTCGGGCTGTTTGTCTCCCGCGGCATCGTGGAGGCGCATGGCGGGTCGATGCACTTTGCGAATCGCGCCACCGGCGGCGCGATGGTGCGAATCATGTTGCCTGCCGCGCGTGATGTGGATGCCGGCGGCCTGCCTTCCGCTGTACCGCCCAGCGCTGGTGCAACCCCGGGCGATGCCCCGCGCGACCCGGCGGCCGCTGCGCCGCGCGTGTTGCTGGTGGAAGACGATCCGGCCGCGCTGCGTGCGCTCGTGCGCGGGTTGCAGGCCGAAGGGTTCACCGTGCACGGTGCCGGTGGCGCCGAGGAGGCG encodes the following:
- a CDS encoding response regulator, with the translated sequence MNLLLAIALVSLTLQFATTAVVLTLGSTPRWRRVRWFAAVSFTAACYALVDLLASSVLREGSYIWATRANLFNGTLNAVSWLVYSHVGEDGTWASLPRWVQRWAIGGVVAAAFLAATGIFVVKPEPMILELPRFGITYQSGELTTFGSVVTIVPFVFFLLSVAGYWRRWREGEPGSGGILIGFALLFAAVAEEIAVAAGWIEFVYLADIGYVCAVAPVTIQLLRRFRDDALELDTLSQQLASEVDRRTEERDAARVAMVEQQRLAALGRLAAGVGHEINNPLQYLRFNLDELQAQFAPAPESEAGAALAHAYDGVERIRQVVEGLRTYARPSDADRAVLDVRDLVNAALRVAAPQLRQGVAVETRFGKAPLVRGNEGRLVQVILNPLVNGAQAMLQAYASGNTRGHTRLIVSTRTTLEGDAEIEILDEGPGFPSAVRTRLGEPYVTTRAEHGGTGLGLFVSRGIVEAHGGSMHFANRATGGAMVRIMLPAARDVDAGGLPSAVPPSAGATPGDAPRDPAAAAPRVLLVEDDPAALRALVRGLQAEGFTVHGAGGAEEALAWLASEPVDLVITDLMMPGVSGPEFARRLATAHPALRERLVVLTGGASSAEAEAFVADPTLLVLEKPIRRDELARQIRARLPRP